The Anoxybacillus flavithermus genome has a segment encoding these proteins:
- a CDS encoding anthranilate synthase component I yields MNITTFLQTASQFRTIPIVRRFFADTFQPIQLLMALRDEAAFLLESKDDMSPWSRYSFIGIHPFVSIESDDGKQFFVKEQQQVLACTATIQEAFAMMQHHLNVQLLSLDVPFRGGAVGYISYDFISSIEKVPYHAYNDLRMKIVHFVVCESLFAFDHVKKELLLIHYVRLTETDDEAKQAEKYEAACRKIDELARKIVHGYDEQAHMMVDPNIPVSFERVYSNMDKQMFYKAVRNIQTYIASGDIFQAVLSQRFAIETPIDGIELYRLLRLLNPSPYLFYLKLSEEHIVGSSPEKLIQVRNRELEIDPIAGTRRRGKNEHEDAALMNELLHDPKERAEHYMLVDLARNDIGRVAKYGTVRTPQLMQIGKFSHVMHLISKVTGTLRDDVHPLDALLAAFPAGTVSGAPKIRAMQIIQELEPTARNVYAGTIAYIGFDGNIDSCIAIRTAVLKNKVAYVQAGAGVVADSSPALEWKETRNKASALIHAIQLAERVFKGGEQHV; encoded by the coding sequence ATGAATATCACTACATTTTTACAAACAGCTTCCCAGTTTCGAACGATTCCGATTGTACGCCGTTTTTTTGCAGATACGTTTCAACCGATTCAGCTATTGATGGCGTTACGTGATGAGGCAGCGTTTTTGCTTGAAAGCAAAGACGATATGTCCCCTTGGTCGCGCTATTCATTCATCGGTATTCACCCGTTTGTATCGATTGAAAGCGATGACGGCAAACAATTTTTTGTGAAAGAACAACAGCAAGTGCTCGCGTGTACAGCAACAATACAAGAAGCATTTGCCATGATGCAACATCATTTAAACGTTCAACTGTTATCATTAGACGTCCCATTTCGTGGGGGAGCTGTCGGTTATATTAGCTACGATTTTATTTCTTCCATTGAGAAAGTCCCATATCATGCGTATAACGATTTGCGAATGAAAATTGTTCATTTTGTCGTTTGTGAATCACTTTTCGCCTTTGATCATGTAAAAAAAGAGCTATTACTCATTCATTACGTTCGTTTAACAGAAACGGATGATGAAGCAAAACAAGCCGAAAAATACGAGGCTGCTTGTCGAAAAATAGATGAGCTGGCGCGCAAAATCGTTCACGGTTATGATGAGCAAGCGCACATGATGGTTGATCCAAATATACCGGTTTCGTTTGAGCGTGTGTATTCAAATATGGACAAACAAATGTTTTATAAAGCGGTTCGAAACATTCAAACGTACATTGCAAGTGGAGACATTTTTCAAGCCGTTTTGTCGCAACGATTTGCGATCGAAACGCCCATTGATGGAATCGAGCTATATCGCTTGTTGCGTCTATTAAATCCATCGCCGTATTTATTTTATTTAAAACTTAGTGAAGAGCATATTGTTGGCAGTTCCCCAGAAAAGCTGATCCAAGTACGAAACAGAGAGCTTGAAATTGATCCAATTGCAGGGACGCGGCGTCGCGGTAAAAATGAACACGAAGATGCGGCGCTTATGAACGAGTTACTTCATGACCCAAAAGAGCGAGCGGAACATTACATGCTTGTCGACTTAGCTCGCAACGACATCGGTCGCGTTGCAAAATATGGAACGGTGCGCACACCACAATTGATGCAAATCGGGAAGTTTTCGCACGTTATGCATTTAATTTCAAAAGTAACGGGAACGCTTCGCGATGACGTTCATCCGCTTGATGCGCTCCTTGCGGCTTTTCCTGCCGGAACGGTGAGCGGAGCACCGAAAATTCGGGCGATGCAAATTATTCAAGAATTAGAGCCGACCGCCCGCAACGTATATGCGGGAACGATTGCATATATCGGCTTCGATGGCAACATTGATTCGTGCATAGCGATTCGCACAGCAGTATTAAAAAATAAAGTGGCATACGTGCAGGCTGGTGCTGGAGTTGTTGCCGATTCATCGCCTGCACTGGAATGGAAAGAAACGAGAAATAAGGCGAGCGCCTTAATTCATGCCATTCAGCTTGCAGAACGCGTATTTAAAGGAGGGGAACAACATGTTTGA